In Streptomyces sp. P3, one DNA window encodes the following:
- a CDS encoding ABC transporter substrate-binding protein — MPSFLSRRHVLATGAGAALGLGAAGANASPAAAAPAASRRPAGAGAEERRTLDELYRDAVAEGGRLVVYAGGDTPTQQDFTKAAFRDRFPDIDLTLVVDYSKYHDVRLDNQFATGTVVPDVMQLQTLQDFTRWKDQGRLLHYRPAGFSRVYDGFKDPEGAWVAVGALAFSFMYGPAAVGSHPPRTPLDLVDPRWKGRIASSYPHDDDAVLYLYSLYVRKYGWEWAAKLAAQDVRFARGSHSPGQAVAAGEKAIGVGGAGTLTAPPSSPVRFVVADGHPFMSWGQRLAILRQAAHPTAAKLFLNWQLSPEMQNGSFNGWSVRTDVTPPSGLKPIWEYPNGNLDGFPRFMADRAQVERWKQTFALYFGEVQGEPTPGRLGLHPGA, encoded by the coding sequence GTGCCCAGTTTTCTCAGCAGACGACATGTCCTCGCCACCGGCGCCGGCGCCGCGCTCGGTCTCGGCGCGGCCGGTGCGAACGCGTCCCCGGCGGCCGCCGCCCCCGCCGCCTCCCGTCGCCCGGCCGGCGCCGGGGCCGAGGAGAGAAGGACGCTGGACGAGCTCTACCGGGACGCCGTCGCGGAAGGCGGCAGGCTCGTGGTCTACGCCGGCGGCGACACCCCCACCCAGCAGGACTTCACAAAGGCCGCCTTCCGCGACCGCTTCCCGGACATCGACCTGACGCTCGTCGTCGACTACAGCAAGTACCACGACGTCCGTCTCGACAACCAGTTCGCGACCGGCACCGTCGTGCCGGACGTCATGCAGCTCCAGACCCTCCAGGACTTCACGCGCTGGAAGGACCAGGGTCGTCTGCTGCACTACCGGCCCGCCGGGTTCTCCCGGGTGTACGACGGCTTCAAGGACCCCGAGGGCGCCTGGGTGGCCGTCGGCGCGCTCGCCTTCAGCTTCATGTACGGTCCGGCGGCGGTCGGCTCCCACCCGCCCCGCACTCCGCTCGACCTCGTCGACCCCCGCTGGAAGGGGCGGATCGCCTCCTCGTACCCGCACGACGACGACGCGGTGCTGTACCTGTACTCCCTGTACGTGCGGAAGTACGGCTGGGAGTGGGCGGCGAAGCTGGCCGCCCAGGACGTGCGCTTCGCCCGGGGCAGCCACTCGCCCGGGCAGGCCGTGGCCGCCGGCGAGAAGGCGATCGGCGTCGGCGGCGCGGGAACGCTGACCGCTCCGCCGTCCTCACCGGTCCGCTTCGTCGTCGCCGACGGCCACCCGTTCATGTCCTGGGGGCAGCGCCTGGCGATCCTCAGGCAGGCCGCCCATCCCACGGCCGCCAAGCTGTTCCTCAACTGGCAGCTGTCGCCGGAGATGCAGAACGGCTCCTTCAACGGCTGGTCCGTGCGCACCGACGTGACCCCGCCGAGCGGTCTGAAGCCGATCTGGGAGTACCCGAACGGCAACCTGGACGGGTTCCCCCGCTTCATGGCGGACCGGGCCCAGGTCGAGCGCTGGAAGCAGACCTTCGCCCTGTACTTCGGCGAGGTCCAGGGTGAGCCGACGCCCGGCCGGCTGGGACTGCACCCGGGGGCGTAG
- a CDS encoding PP2C family protein-serine/threonine phosphatase — protein MTASPNISDIPHGVGVGRAWSAAPGPVLVVDGGGNLVEANRAARSLFSRQAGKDLTEGGLPHWLAQAHDSLRTTRTPPDTVSGAVADRTFAAHPSPGEGGNVVWWLVEDTDLRSARRALRSERERTALLADISGALLSSLNVDRCTEVTARMAADHLADAAVIVAPARGRRHSLTYAQAGGALTRTVAQIEPAAVPGLAEALQGFPPVPTRWIDPDGLPDWALPPGSDGPIGSVIITPLPGHGVPAGVLMLLRSSTHRAFTDGEEVFAGLFAARAGAALSAARLYAEQASITATLLRELLPPRLERVHGVEYAGAFRASLDHELVGGDFYDVHPGADPSKETFVVLGDVAGKGLEAAVLTGKIRSVLHALLPLSGDHRQVLTLLNNALLDSHHTRFVTLVLASVRRRADQVELRLTSAGHLPPLIIRADGRVEEAATGGTLVGALPEVTARSANVVLAPGETCLLYTDGVTEARGGPLGDQLYGEARLQTALRECARMPAGAVVERVQMLAAQWLGEGRHDDLATLAITNSAAGHGADPVVDGHRDRPAHRARR, from the coding sequence GTGACTGCTTCTCCGAACATATCCGACATTCCGCACGGCGTCGGCGTGGGCAGGGCGTGGAGCGCCGCCCCCGGCCCCGTGCTCGTCGTCGACGGCGGCGGGAACCTCGTCGAAGCGAACCGCGCTGCCCGCAGCCTGTTCTCCCGCCAGGCCGGGAAGGACCTCACGGAGGGCGGCCTGCCGCACTGGCTCGCGCAGGCGCACGACAGCCTGCGCACGACCCGAACGCCGCCGGACACGGTCTCCGGCGCGGTCGCCGACCGCACGTTCGCGGCGCATCCCTCGCCCGGTGAGGGCGGGAACGTGGTGTGGTGGCTGGTGGAGGACACCGATCTCCGCTCCGCGCGGCGGGCGCTGCGCAGCGAACGCGAGCGCACGGCACTGCTCGCCGACATCTCCGGCGCGCTGCTGTCGTCACTGAACGTGGACCGCTGCACCGAGGTGACGGCGAGGATGGCCGCCGACCATCTGGCCGACGCGGCGGTCATCGTCGCCCCGGCCCGAGGACGCCGCCATTCCCTGACGTACGCGCAGGCGGGCGGCGCACTCACCCGGACGGTGGCGCAGATAGAACCGGCGGCGGTGCCCGGACTCGCGGAGGCGTTGCAGGGATTCCCGCCCGTCCCCACCCGATGGATCGACCCGGACGGTCTGCCGGACTGGGCGCTCCCGCCCGGTTCCGACGGCCCGATCGGATCGGTGATCATCACGCCGCTGCCCGGGCACGGGGTCCCGGCCGGAGTGCTGATGCTGCTGCGCTCCAGCACTCACCGTGCGTTCACCGACGGCGAGGAGGTCTTCGCCGGGCTTTTCGCCGCGCGGGCCGGGGCGGCGCTGTCCGCGGCGCGTCTGTACGCGGAGCAGGCCTCCATCACGGCCACACTGCTCCGGGAGCTGCTTCCCCCGCGCCTGGAACGGGTCCACGGCGTGGAGTACGCGGGCGCCTTCCGGGCGTCGCTGGACCACGAGCTCGTCGGCGGTGACTTCTACGACGTCCATCCCGGCGCGGACCCGTCGAAGGAGACGTTCGTCGTCCTGGGCGACGTGGCCGGCAAGGGGCTGGAAGCCGCCGTGCTGACCGGGAAGATCCGCAGTGTCCTGCATGCGCTCCTGCCGCTGTCCGGTGACCACCGGCAGGTCCTCACCCTTCTCAACAACGCCCTCCTCGACTCCCACCACACGCGGTTCGTGACCCTGGTGCTGGCCTCCGTGCGCCGCCGGGCGGATCAGGTGGAACTGCGGCTGACCAGCGCGGGGCATCTGCCGCCGCTGATCATCCGCGCCGACGGCCGGGTCGAGGAGGCCGCCACCGGCGGAACGCTGGTGGGCGCGCTGCCCGAGGTCACCGCGCGCAGTGCCAACGTCGTCCTGGCGCCGGGGGAGACGTGCCTGCTGTACACGGACGGTGTCACCGAGGCCCGCGGCGGGCCGCTGGGCGACCAGCTCTACGGCGAGGCCCGGCTGCAGACAGCGCTGCGGGAGTGTGCGCGGATGCCCGCCGGGGCGGTGGTGGAGCGCGTGCAGATGCTGGCCGCGCAGTGGCTCGGGGAGGGCCGCCACGACGACCTGGCCACCCTCGCGATCACCAACTCCGCCGCCGGCCACGGCGCGGACCCCGTCGTCGACGGGCACCGGGACCGACCTGCGCACCGAGCGCGGCGGTGA
- a CDS encoding B12-binding domain-containing protein (Presence of a B(12) (cobalamin)-binding domain implies dependence on cobalamin itself, in one of its several forms, or in some unusual lineages, dependence on a cobalamin-like analog.): MTAGAGSGTDPKALSARLWTAVVARDEPAAVRMVTEAADAGADEETLLLDVVAGVQHRVGEEWAADRISVAEEHAASAITDRVVAALAHRRPMPSGPHERGRITVACVDGEWHFLPARLLAEVLVRRGWRVDFLGARTSTAHLVAHVHRTNPDAVLLSASIPTHLPAAHKAVTAVQSVGVPVMVGGAAFGPDGRYARLIQADVWAPDARAAADRLARGVTAPRTDRRHRADGLPHLADQEYTLVKGSRTTLVRQCVGDLDERWPAMRSYTAAQRERTAEDLAHIVDFLATALYVDDADLFTTFITWSAGILTARRVPAHSLRLGLGILAERLHDLPRALTFLRTAVDALPEPPAHRQRR; this comes from the coding sequence GTGACGGCGGGCGCCGGATCCGGCACGGACCCGAAGGCGCTGTCGGCCCGGCTGTGGACCGCCGTGGTCGCCAGGGACGAGCCGGCCGCCGTGCGGATGGTGACCGAGGCGGCCGACGCGGGAGCGGACGAGGAGACGCTGTTGCTGGACGTCGTCGCCGGTGTGCAGCATCGCGTGGGAGAGGAGTGGGCCGCCGACCGGATCAGCGTGGCCGAGGAGCACGCCGCCAGCGCGATCACCGACCGGGTCGTGGCCGCCCTCGCCCACCGCCGACCCATGCCGTCCGGTCCGCACGAGCGGGGGCGGATCACGGTGGCCTGCGTCGACGGTGAGTGGCACTTCCTGCCCGCCCGGCTGCTCGCCGAAGTGCTGGTCAGACGCGGCTGGCGGGTGGACTTCCTCGGCGCCCGCACCTCCACCGCGCATCTCGTCGCACACGTGCACCGGACGAACCCCGACGCCGTGCTGCTGTCCGCCTCGATCCCCACCCACCTGCCCGCCGCGCACAAGGCGGTGACCGCCGTGCAGTCCGTCGGTGTCCCCGTCATGGTCGGCGGTGCCGCGTTCGGCCCGGACGGGCGCTACGCCCGCCTCATCCAGGCCGACGTCTGGGCCCCCGACGCCCGCGCCGCCGCGGACCGCCTCGCCCGGGGCGTCACCGCGCCGCGGACGGACCGAAGGCACCGGGCCGACGGCCTTCCTCACCTCGCCGACCAGGAGTACACCCTCGTCAAGGGCAGCCGGACCACCCTGGTCCGGCAGTGCGTGGGCGACCTGGACGAGCGGTGGCCCGCCATGCGCTCCTACACGGCCGCCCAGCGTGAACGCACCGCCGAAGACCTCGCCCACATCGTCGACTTCCTGGCCACCGCCCTCTACGTCGACGACGCCGACCTGTTCACGACGTTCATCACGTGGAGCGCCGGCATCCTCACCGCCCGCCGTGTGCCCGCCCACAGCCTGCGCCTCGGGCTGGGCATCCTGGCCGAGCGGCTGCACGACCTCCCGCGCGCCCTCACCT